One segment of Porticoccus hydrocarbonoclasticus MCTG13d DNA contains the following:
- a CDS encoding efflux RND transporter permease subunit: MLDAGVKNGKLLAVIVLIICVLGIAAAFRIPVQMIPDLSVRTISVVTGWAGATPQDIEKEILIEQERYLRSLPNLQRMESVAETGRATIELEFPFGVDVNEALIRVANALSQVPSYPENVDQPQLISTSFSENAFMYFALRPKSGNPLGLDIDMIGDFVEDEVRPRLERVSGVSQVEVRGAAERQVQVHVDPARLAQRGLSLVDVRDAIRSRNRDISAGDIDDGKRRYLMRVVGRFRDLETLDNLILAHRNGSDILLKDVADVRMDHFEVRDLSYVDGERSISMAVRRESGSNVIQIKHDMLQAVAEVRRELLEPNGLEITLIGDDVRYVQSSVRGVVQNLAIGALLATLIMYLFLRSPRATFIGLMGIPVCTIAAFLGLLVFGRTINVISLAGIAFAIGMTLDNTIVVLESIEQARRRGLDRIEAAIAGVREVWPAVLASSMTTVLVFAPVLLVQEEAGQIYSDIAIAISSAIIASMLLAVFVVPAACARLGFGNGYGLTGETAERGSILRAVYWVTGSPLRRRTCLMVTMLSTVGAAWWLMPPAEYLPEGEEPKAFSSMFAPPGYNLQEIMVIGKEVQAILDASVNADPHLFDRGEARIPSLKYYSLRVSAGGLRVISEPTRDVDIQPMMDALTDLFTSYPGMRGFSGRGSIISSNQGGTRAVNLDISGPELDNLYQTAANAFRRAGDLFERPQLDSEPSSLTLDQPLVEIRPRWNRMAEVGFTADNFGFTIAALSDGAFTDEFFVEDDKVDIFLFSDAVRDQKLDQLAAQPILTPSGEVLPLGALAELVQTVDSDSLRRVDGRRTVTLLIIPPRDVALETAVARVRDVMVPAMQASGEVHKGVSMSISGAADQLDATRESLSSNLLVSVVLIYLLLVAIFSHWGFPLLILATVPLGIAGGIVGLVAINGVGSLMGILGFTSFHQPFDMITMLGFVILLGTVVNNPILIVDHARHNLRQGAESILAAVRGAVEARLRPILMSTATTIFGLAPLVFIPGAGTELYRGVGIVVLAGILISTLITLSFLPCLLITALQWRDRHKPLQHPSAGQ; the protein is encoded by the coding sequence ATGCTTGATGCGGGCGTGAAGAATGGCAAATTGCTCGCCGTTATCGTGCTGATCATTTGCGTGCTGGGAATTGCCGCGGCATTTCGTATTCCGGTGCAGATGATTCCTGACCTCAGTGTGCGTACGATCAGCGTTGTTACCGGTTGGGCCGGTGCGACACCGCAGGATATTGAAAAAGAGATTCTGATTGAGCAGGAGCGCTATCTGCGCTCCCTGCCCAATCTGCAGCGCATGGAATCTGTCGCGGAAACCGGTCGGGCCACTATTGAGCTGGAGTTTCCCTTCGGGGTCGATGTCAACGAGGCCCTGATCCGGGTGGCCAATGCCCTCAGTCAAGTGCCCAGTTACCCGGAAAATGTCGATCAGCCACAACTGATCAGTACGTCATTTTCAGAAAATGCTTTCATGTATTTCGCCCTTCGCCCGAAATCTGGCAATCCGCTGGGTCTCGATATCGATATGATCGGCGATTTTGTCGAGGACGAGGTGCGACCGCGCCTGGAACGGGTTAGCGGCGTCTCGCAGGTAGAGGTTCGGGGTGCCGCAGAGCGGCAGGTGCAGGTCCATGTGGACCCCGCCCGCCTGGCCCAGCGGGGACTCAGTCTGGTGGATGTGCGGGATGCGATCCGCAGCCGCAACCGGGATATTTCAGCCGGGGATATCGACGATGGCAAGCGCCGCTATCTGATGCGGGTGGTGGGCCGGTTCAGGGATCTGGAGACCCTGGATAATTTGATTCTGGCTCACCGCAACGGCAGCGATATTCTGCTGAAAGACGTGGCCGATGTCAGAATGGATCACTTTGAGGTGCGCGATCTGAGCTATGTGGACGGTGAGCGTAGCATCAGTATGGCGGTGCGGCGGGAGTCGGGTTCCAATGTTATTCAGATCAAGCACGATATGCTGCAAGCCGTTGCCGAGGTAAGGCGCGAACTGCTGGAACCCAATGGCCTGGAAATAACCCTGATTGGCGACGATGTGCGCTACGTCCAGTCTTCAGTGCGGGGTGTCGTTCAGAATCTGGCGATTGGCGCGCTGCTGGCCACCCTTATCATGTACCTGTTCTTGCGTTCTCCCCGGGCGACCTTCATTGGATTGATGGGCATTCCTGTCTGCACCATAGCCGCTTTTCTGGGGCTACTGGTATTCGGTCGGACCATCAATGTGATCTCTCTGGCGGGGATTGCCTTCGCCATCGGCATGACCCTGGACAATACCATCGTTGTGCTGGAAAGCATTGAGCAGGCCCGACGCCGCGGACTGGACCGAATCGAGGCCGCCATTGCCGGGGTTCGGGAAGTCTGGCCGGCGGTGTTGGCATCCAGCATGACGACAGTGTTGGTGTTCGCACCGGTCCTGTTGGTGCAGGAGGAGGCGGGGCAGATTTATTCGGACATTGCCATTGCCATCTCCAGTGCGATTATCGCTTCGATGCTGTTGGCAGTATTTGTGGTTCCCGCCGCCTGTGCCCGGTTGGGTTTTGGCAACGGTTACGGACTTACCGGTGAGACGGCTGAACGGGGTTCGATTCTCCGGGCGGTGTACTGGGTAACCGGTAGCCCTCTGCGTCGCAGAACCTGTCTGATGGTGACAATGCTCTCGACAGTCGGCGCCGCCTGGTGGCTGATGCCCCCGGCAGAATACCTGCCCGAAGGTGAGGAGCCCAAGGCGTTCAGTTCGATGTTTGCGCCACCTGGCTACAACCTCCAGGAAATCATGGTCATCGGTAAAGAGGTACAGGCCATTCTCGACGCGTCAGTAAACGCCGATCCGCACCTGTTCGACCGGGGTGAAGCACGGATTCCCTCGCTCAAGTACTATTCCCTGAGGGTGTCAGCGGGTGGCCTTAGAGTTATCAGTGAACCGACCCGCGATGTTGATATTCAGCCAATGATGGATGCCCTGACGGATCTTTTTACCAGTTATCCCGGGATGCGTGGATTTTCCGGTCGAGGTTCAATTATCTCCAGTAACCAGGGTGGTACCCGGGCAGTGAACCTGGATATCTCCGGTCCAGAACTGGACAACCTCTATCAAACGGCCGCCAATGCGTTTCGGCGGGCGGGTGATCTGTTTGAGCGGCCGCAACTGGATTCGGAGCCATCGTCCCTGACGCTCGATCAGCCGCTGGTGGAAATCCGTCCCCGCTGGAATCGCATGGCAGAAGTGGGTTTTACGGCTGACAACTTTGGTTTTACCATCGCGGCGCTGAGTGATGGGGCTTTCACCGATGAGTTTTTTGTGGAGGATGATAAAGTCGATATTTTCCTGTTCAGTGATGCCGTGCGTGACCAGAAACTGGATCAGTTGGCTGCCCAGCCCATTCTGACCCCCAGCGGCGAGGTACTGCCGCTGGGGGCGCTGGCAGAACTGGTTCAGACAGTGGATAGCGATAGTCTGCGGCGGGTAGATGGTCGCCGCACCGTCACGTTGCTGATTATCCCGCCTCGGGATGTGGCTCTGGAAACCGCTGTGGCACGCGTCAGGGATGTGATGGTGCCGGCGATGCAGGCGTCCGGCGAGGTTCATAAGGGGGTCAGTATGTCGATCTCCGGCGCCGCAGACCAACTGGATGCCACTCGGGAGTCCCTGAGCAGCAATTTACTGGTGTCGGTGGTGCTGATCTACCTGCTGCTGGTGGCCATTTTTTCTCACTGGGGGTTTCCCCTGCTGATTCTGGCCACTGTGCCGCTGGGTATCGCCGGTGGCATCGTCGGACTGGTGGCCATCAATGGTGTCGGCTCGTTGATGGGAATCCTGGGTTTTACTTCTTTTCACCAACCATTCGATATGATTACCATGCTGGGTTTTGTGATACTGCTGGGTACGGTGGTCAACAACCCGATACTGATTGTCGATCATGCCCGGCACAATCTGCGACAGGGTGCGGAGAGTATCCTGGCGGCGGTGAGAGGAGCCGTGGAAGCGCGCCTTCGGCCAATTCTGATGTCGACTGCCACGACAATTTTTGGACTCGCACCGCTGGTATTTATTCCGGGTGCCGGCACGGAACTCTATCGCGGAGTGGGGATTGTGGTGCTGGCGGGGATACTGATTTCCACCCTGATTACCCTCAGTTTTCTGCCGTGCTTACTGATCACTGCATTGCAATGGCGCGATCGCCACAAGCCATTGCAGCATCCCTCCGCTGGTCAATGA
- a CDS encoding succinylglutamate desuccinylase/aspartoacylase family protein produces MSMNHPLSTLAPRILLASLLYCLPCIPALAESQLEFEEAETEAADDENVEDIESSKPLRKNIDHARKISHPDQAGASEDPESSPKKKKIAPHINLKELAPPPGVQSFFPETGASETVEPEPEPEPKTATETTPKDPHEVTPTVSNDQASNPESTNASDTDPTKEVARAITLLGTEIMPGTSTRLSWSSGMQIAGLSQSTPVLVVNGSKPGPTLCLTGAVHGDELNGIEIVRRTLYDLDPEMLAGRVIGVPIVNLQGFQQGSRYLSDRRDLNRHFPGNPTGNLADRIAYSLFNEIISHCTMLVDIHTGSLKRTNLPQLRADMNIAEVRTFVKGFDRMAVVHSSGTTGMLRTAALDAGIVAVSMESGESLRIQEKQIKAGVNSLNSLMEKQNMISRLFVWGKPEPIHYDSYWIRAEHAGILFSKKKLGDRVIKGQVLGVVTDPITNASHAIHARDTGRIIGMAVDQVVMAGFAAYHIGAETEIPDEE; encoded by the coding sequence ATGTCAATGAACCACCCGTTGTCCACACTGGCACCCCGCATCCTGCTGGCCAGCCTGCTGTATTGCCTGCCCTGCATACCCGCTCTGGCGGAGAGCCAACTGGAATTTGAGGAGGCCGAAACTGAAGCCGCCGATGATGAAAATGTCGAGGATATTGAATCGTCCAAACCCCTTCGAAAAAATATCGACCACGCCAGAAAAATATCGCACCCGGATCAAGCTGGAGCCTCAGAAGACCCCGAATCCTCCCCCAAAAAAAAGAAAATTGCCCCGCACATTAACCTGAAAGAGCTGGCCCCACCACCTGGGGTTCAATCCTTTTTCCCGGAGACGGGAGCCAGCGAGACTGTAGAGCCAGAACCAGAGCCAGAGCCAAAAACCGCAACGGAAACAACACCCAAAGACCCCCACGAGGTTACGCCAACTGTATCCAATGATCAGGCGTCCAACCCAGAATCCACCAATGCGTCTGATACCGATCCCACAAAAGAGGTGGCGAGAGCTATTACCTTGCTCGGCACGGAAATCATGCCAGGCACCTCGACCCGGCTGTCTTGGTCTTCGGGCATGCAGATTGCCGGGCTGTCTCAATCCACACCCGTACTGGTAGTGAATGGTTCAAAACCCGGGCCAACCCTGTGCCTGACCGGGGCTGTCCATGGCGATGAACTGAACGGCATCGAAATTGTTCGCCGCACTCTCTACGACCTGGATCCGGAAATGCTGGCCGGACGGGTGATCGGTGTGCCCATTGTCAATCTACAGGGTTTCCAGCAGGGTAGTCGCTACTTATCCGACAGGCGCGATCTCAATCGCCATTTTCCCGGCAATCCCACCGGCAATCTGGCAGACCGGATCGCTTACTCACTGTTCAACGAAATCATCAGCCACTGCACAATGCTGGTGGATATCCATACCGGCTCACTAAAACGCACCAACCTGCCACAGTTGCGTGCCGATATGAACATTGCTGAAGTGCGTACATTCGTCAAAGGGTTCGACCGTATGGCAGTGGTTCACAGCAGCGGGACAACAGGCATGCTACGCACTGCAGCACTGGATGCGGGTATCGTTGCCGTGTCCATGGAGTCTGGGGAATCCCTGCGCATCCAGGAAAAACAGATCAAGGCCGGGGTGAACAGCCTCAACAGCCTGATGGAAAAACAGAACATGATTTCGAGGCTGTTTGTCTGGGGTAAACCGGAACCGATCCACTATGACTCCTACTGGATCCGGGCCGAACACGCCGGCATTTTGTTCAGCAAGAAAAAATTGGGTGACCGCGTCATCAAAGGGCAGGTGTTGGGCGTCGTCACCGACCCGATCACTAATGCCAGCCACGCCATTCATGCACGTGATACGGGACGGATTATCGGTATGGCCGTGGATCAGGTGGTCATGGCCGGGTTTGCTGCGTATCACATCGGTGCAGAAACGGAGATACCCGACGAAGAGTAG
- a CDS encoding ABC transporter ATP-binding protein, which yields MKLLEVESLVTELGETDNWLRAVNGISLTVNAGETYCLVGESGSGKSVTALSIMGLLPADRFRHPDGRVWLHEPDGEVLELLSATDEQLRSVRGRRIGMIFQEPMTSLNPVLTIGEQLDEVLRIHRPGLNAEARRGRILTALEEVLISDPANRILEYPHRLSGGQRQRVMIAMALICEPALLIADEPTTALDVTVQAEILKLMRELQARYGMGMLFITHDFGVVAQIADTVGVMRHGELVESGKTFDVLSNPQHAYTRSLIAALPERLARSPRPPASTQTLLAVDNLSVYFPIRQGLMRRIVDQFHAVDGVSLQVNAGEVVALVGESGCGKTTLGRALLRLQTATTGSIHLEGRDITHLSRAEMRPLRRRMQVVFQDPGSSLNPRLPIHTSLIEPMRVHGIGEDDNARTRRAVRFLERVEMPADSLWRYPHEFSGGQRQRLAIARALVLEPRFILCDEITSALDVSVQAGILRLLRELVDEEGIGMLFITHNMGVVDYLADRMAVMHKARLVETGRTAAVMADPQNLHTKTLLDAVPRLNESFLQTRSGRAPTKPETSCQ from the coding sequence GTGAAGTTGCTTGAGGTGGAATCACTGGTCACGGAACTGGGCGAAACCGACAACTGGCTGCGAGCAGTGAATGGCATCAGCCTGACGGTGAATGCCGGTGAGACCTATTGTTTGGTAGGCGAATCCGGCAGTGGAAAATCCGTGACAGCACTCTCGATCATGGGGTTATTACCCGCCGACCGGTTCCGTCACCCCGACGGCCGGGTATGGCTGCATGAGCCGGATGGCGAAGTCCTCGAATTACTCAGCGCCACTGATGAACAACTACGCAGTGTCCGCGGCCGGCGCATCGGCATGATTTTCCAGGAACCCATGACCTCACTGAACCCGGTGCTGACCATCGGCGAGCAACTGGATGAAGTCCTCCGGATACACCGGCCTGGCCTGAATGCCGAGGCCAGACGTGGGCGTATTCTGACAGCACTGGAAGAAGTGTTGATCTCTGACCCTGCCAACCGCATCCTCGAGTATCCCCATCGCCTGTCCGGTGGCCAGCGGCAGAGGGTGATGATTGCCATGGCACTGATCTGTGAACCCGCGCTGTTAATCGCCGATGAGCCCACCACAGCCCTGGATGTCACGGTGCAGGCAGAAATCCTCAAACTGATGCGCGAGTTACAGGCCCGCTATGGCATGGGCATGTTATTTATCACCCATGACTTCGGTGTGGTGGCCCAGATAGCTGATACGGTAGGTGTCATGCGACATGGCGAACTGGTCGAGAGCGGCAAAACCTTTGACGTGCTGAGCAATCCGCAACATGCCTATACCCGCAGCCTGATTGCGGCACTGCCGGAGCGGCTGGCCCGCTCGCCCCGACCGCCAGCCTCAACACAGACTTTACTGGCGGTGGATAATCTCTCGGTTTACTTTCCAATACGCCAGGGCCTGATGCGGCGTATCGTCGATCAATTTCATGCGGTTGACGGGGTCTCACTGCAGGTCAATGCCGGAGAGGTCGTGGCACTGGTGGGCGAATCCGGATGCGGGAAAACCACACTGGGGCGGGCATTACTCCGTTTGCAGACAGCAACCACGGGTAGCATTCACCTGGAAGGACGGGATATTACCCACCTGAGCCGCGCTGAAATGCGCCCCTTACGACGTCGCATGCAAGTGGTCTTCCAGGACCCCGGCTCCAGCCTCAACCCCAGACTACCCATTCATACGTCGCTGATAGAACCGATGCGGGTGCACGGCATTGGCGAAGATGACAACGCACGAACCCGACGGGCCGTGCGGTTTCTAGAACGCGTGGAGATGCCCGCCGACAGCCTGTGGCGCTACCCTCATGAATTTTCCGGCGGGCAGCGGCAGCGGCTGGCCATTGCCAGAGCACTGGTGCTGGAGCCCCGTTTTATTCTGTGTGATGAAATCACCTCGGCTCTGGATGTCTCCGTTCAGGCCGGCATACTCCGTCTGCTCCGGGAGCTGGTCGACGAAGAGGGCATCGGTATGTTATTTATCACCCACAATATGGGCGTAGTGGATTATCTGGCAGACCGGATGGCGGTGATGCATAAAGCGCGTCTTGTCGAGACAGGGCGCACCGCAGCCGTTATGGCAGATCCGCAAAATCTTCATACAAAAACCCTGCTGGATGCTGTACCGAGATTGAATGAATCTTTCCTGCAGACACGATCCGGCCGGGCACCGACCAAACCGGAGACGTCATGTCAATGA
- a CDS encoding ABC transporter permease encodes MTELSADTDMKQPSQPWTTQVAVSLLGRTSARIGLSWIGLLVIIATFSPFLASSHPLYLVVDGQASSPLLQHMTALDWVWLTGLPMILVIALLPLPLWKKFLSAMVGLGLTAMIAYTVVSPPALVIYEQYRELESTGKVETIILAPIPYSAKDYLRDYADTGIESPLLTSEQRTHWMGTDENGADVASRMIHASRIALGIGFIATGIALVIGTIIGGLMGYFSGIVDIIGMRLVEIFEAIPTLFLLLSFVAFFGRSIYMMMVIIGITAWSGYARYVRAEFLKLRQQDFVQAAVACGLPLRSILFRHMLPNGLAPLLVATSFGVASAILAEATLSFLGLGLIDDPSWGQLLNQAVQSSTFNWWLAVFPGGAIFLTVFSYNLLGESLRDAVDPHTNRSKRA; translated from the coding sequence ATGACTGAGTTATCCGCTGACACTGATATGAAACAGCCCTCCCAGCCCTGGACAACGCAAGTAGCTGTTTCATTGCTGGGACGCACCAGTGCTCGCATTGGCCTCAGCTGGATTGGCCTGCTGGTGATTATTGCCACATTTTCCCCTTTTCTGGCCAGCAGTCACCCCCTTTACCTAGTGGTGGACGGACAGGCCAGCAGCCCGCTGCTGCAACATATGACCGCACTCGACTGGGTCTGGTTGACCGGCCTCCCCATGATTCTGGTGATTGCGCTGTTGCCCCTTCCTTTGTGGAAAAAGTTTCTCTCGGCAATGGTTGGGCTGGGACTCACCGCAATGATTGCCTATACCGTGGTATCGCCACCGGCCCTGGTGATCTATGAGCAATATCGCGAGCTGGAGTCTACCGGCAAGGTTGAAACAATTATCCTCGCGCCCATCCCCTACTCGGCGAAGGATTACCTGCGCGACTATGCGGACACCGGTATCGAATCGCCACTGCTCACCTCGGAACAGCGCACTCACTGGATGGGGACAGATGAAAACGGTGCCGATGTCGCCTCACGAATGATTCACGCTTCCCGTATCGCCCTGGGCATCGGTTTTATCGCCACCGGTATTGCCCTGGTGATCGGCACCATCATCGGTGGTCTGATGGGCTATTTTTCCGGCATCGTGGATATTATCGGCATGCGGCTGGTGGAAATTTTTGAAGCCATCCCGACCCTCTTTCTGTTGCTGTCTTTTGTGGCTTTTTTTGGTCGCTCCATCTACATGATGATGGTCATCATCGGCATCACGGCCTGGTCGGGTTATGCCCGCTACGTTCGTGCAGAATTCCTGAAACTGCGGCAGCAGGATTTTGTGCAGGCCGCCGTCGCCTGTGGGCTACCACTGCGCTCCATACTGTTTCGTCACATGCTGCCAAACGGGCTGGCGCCGCTGCTGGTCGCCACCAGTTTCGGGGTTGCTTCCGCCATTCTGGCAGAGGCGACATTGAGCTTTCTCGGGCTGGGACTGATTGATGACCCCTCCTGGGGACAGCTGCTTAATCAGGCGGTGCAATCCTCCACCTTCAACTGGTGGCTGGCGGTTTTTCCCGGCGGAGCGATTTTTCTGACGGTGTTTTCCTACAACCTGCTCGGTGAGTCGCTGCGGGATGCGGTGGATCCCCACACCAATCGGAGCAAACGCGCGTGA
- a CDS encoding ABC transporter permease encodes MLNYLIRRTLLMIPTLLGITLVVFIVMAAAPGGITAQSLVDGMELEPESRRALEDYYNKLYGLDQPAPVQYLRWLNNISPIGFEREPDGTLGTFSLWKGADLGTSFRYGRPVMDLLAERLPITLLLNLISIPLIYAIAISIGVQAARQRGGRFDVASNIFLLGLWSVPSMLAGVLFIGFFASEQYWRWFPTGGLMQRETVDQTFLPLFANGSDLLIAVACVVTVTVLLIGAATSAPKIARQCGGFTIGALLGYTMAWDLGGHWLGGLHVLLAASLGLLTSLLAGMQHPGFRIALAGAIGLGGGLTLSRYLGVEVMQGGYLLDRLWHLVLPIIALSYGGLAFLAKLTRSSLLENLAADYARTARAKGVDEETVLWRHVFRNSLLPLITVSATLLPSLLAGSVIVESIFSIDGMGKLAVEAVQTRDRELVLSVTLISGLLTLFGYLLADIAYAIVDPRVSYD; translated from the coding sequence ATGCTGAATTATTTAATACGTCGCACCTTGCTGATGATACCGACCCTGCTCGGTATCACACTGGTGGTCTTTATTGTCATGGCCGCGGCCCCGGGCGGCATTACAGCCCAGTCGCTGGTAGACGGCATGGAACTGGAGCCGGAGAGTCGCCGGGCTTTGGAGGACTACTACAACAAGCTCTATGGGCTGGATCAACCGGCACCGGTGCAATACCTGCGTTGGCTGAACAATATTTCGCCGATCGGTTTCGAACGGGAGCCGGATGGCACGCTCGGTACATTCTCCCTGTGGAAAGGTGCGGACCTGGGCACCAGCTTTCGCTACGGCCGTCCGGTGATGGATTTGCTGGCGGAACGCCTGCCCATCACCCTGCTGCTTAACCTGATTTCCATCCCCCTCATTTATGCAATTGCCATCAGCATCGGTGTACAGGCAGCGCGGCAGCGGGGCGGGCGCTTCGATGTGGCCTCGAATATCTTTCTGCTGGGGCTGTGGTCAGTGCCCAGCATGCTGGCCGGAGTGCTGTTTATCGGTTTCTTTGCCTCCGAACAATACTGGCGCTGGTTTCCCACCGGCGGTCTGATGCAGCGAGAAACCGTCGATCAGACCTTTCTGCCCCTGTTTGCCAATGGCAGCGATTTGCTGATTGCAGTGGCTTGCGTTGTGACCGTCACAGTGCTGCTGATTGGCGCGGCGACCTCCGCACCCAAAATTGCCCGCCAGTGCGGTGGGTTCACCATTGGGGCACTGCTCGGTTATACCATGGCATGGGATCTCGGGGGCCATTGGCTGGGCGGTTTGCATGTATTGCTGGCGGCTTCACTGGGGCTGCTGACCAGCCTGTTGGCCGGGATGCAACACCCCGGTTTCCGTATTGCTTTGGCGGGCGCAATCGGTCTGGGCGGGGGATTGACATTGTCCCGATATCTGGGCGTCGAGGTGATGCAGGGCGGCTACCTGCTCGATCGGCTCTGGCATCTGGTGCTGCCGATCATTGCACTGTCCTACGGCGGATTGGCCTTTCTTGCCAAGCTGACACGCTCGTCACTGCTGGAAAATCTGGCCGCTGACTATGCGCGCACTGCCCGGGCCAAAGGGGTGGACGAAGAAACTGTTCTGTGGCGGCATGTATTTCGCAACTCCCTTCTGCCACTGATTACGGTATCGGCCACCCTGCTGCCCAGTCTGTTGGCAGGTTCGGTGATTGTGGAAAGTATCTTCAGTATCGACGGGATGGGAAAACTGGCGGTGGAAGCTGTGCAGACCAGGGATCGGGAGCTGGTGCTATCCGTCACACTGATATCCGGTCTGCTGACACTGTTTGGCTACCTGCTGGCAGATATTGCCTATGCCATTGTCGATCCGAGGGTCAGTTATGACTGA
- a CDS encoding peptide-binding protein, which translates to MKNGNMGISRIAFWLGIGALGLLMLLLMIQIDRQWTRMNDITRLMQEQAQDIRSTRGVLRNLEQTVRTARIDTSEVDGRSTDTADRTDAFERARLATQQANYAQGDWLILAFGSGLTTLTPLVSGDAYSSEVQQYVLESLLVRDPDTLEWSGLLAEDWQISDDGLTINFTLRRDISFSDGIAMTAKDVQFTFEFIMNEAIAAPRSRAYLSRIERVTALDNYHVEFVFKEPYFNSLQLAGGLTILPEHFYKRFLDEPRTFNESRGLLLGSGPYRLKDPENWTPDQGRVELERNPRYWGPVDGSFDRIVWRIIENDSARLTTFRNGDIDVYGARPREYQRLLDDPGISERSKHFEYMSPTAGYSFIAWNQQRGGKNSLFSDTRVRMAMSLLTDVERMLEEIFLGYGQPAVSPFMPGSSQHNPENQPFPRDMEKAKRLLAEAGFVDRNGDGILQAEDGTNFEFELTFFQDNDDTRRMVLFLRDLYARAGILMKPKPTEWSVMVEDLRQKNFDAITLGWTSGIEIDIYQMFHSSQSMENGDNFINYSNPELDATIDAARGEVDEEKRMKLWHKAERILVEDQPYTFLFRRNTLAFVDDRISNLEKTGLGLNLMSVPVEIYVPADRQRNR; encoded by the coding sequence ATGAAAAATGGCAACATGGGTATCAGCCGGATTGCATTCTGGCTCGGCATCGGCGCACTTGGTCTGCTGATGCTGCTACTGATGATCCAGATAGACCGGCAGTGGACCCGCATGAACGATATCACCCGGCTGATGCAGGAGCAGGCTCAGGATATTCGCTCTACCCGGGGCGTTTTACGCAACCTGGAACAGACCGTCCGCACTGCACGTATCGATACGTCCGAGGTGGATGGCCGCTCGACTGACACCGCTGACCGGACAGATGCCTTTGAGCGGGCAAGACTGGCCACACAACAGGCCAATTATGCCCAGGGGGACTGGCTGATACTGGCATTCGGCAGCGGCCTAACCACCCTGACACCGCTGGTCTCGGGCGACGCCTACTCCTCGGAAGTACAGCAATATGTTCTCGAATCCCTGCTGGTTCGGGATCCGGACACACTGGAGTGGAGCGGGCTGCTGGCAGAAGACTGGCAGATATCCGATGACGGACTCACTATCAACTTTACCCTGCGCCGCGATATCAGCTTCTCCGACGGGATAGCCATGACCGCCAAGGATGTGCAGTTCACGTTTGAATTCATCATGAACGAGGCCATAGCCGCACCGCGAAGCCGTGCCTATCTGTCACGGATTGAGCGGGTCACCGCGCTGGACAATTACCACGTGGAATTTGTTTTCAAGGAACCCTACTTTAACAGCCTGCAACTGGCGGGTGGCTTGACGATCCTCCCGGAACATTTCTATAAGCGCTTCCTGGATGAACCTCGCACCTTTAATGAGAGCCGTGGACTGTTGCTGGGTTCAGGCCCGTATCGACTCAAGGATCCGGAAAACTGGACCCCCGACCAGGGCCGGGTTGAGCTGGAGCGCAACCCCCGCTACTGGGGGCCGGTGGATGGATCTTTCGACCGGATTGTGTGGCGTATTATTGAAAATGACAGCGCCCGCCTCACCACCTTCCGCAACGGGGATATCGATGTTTACGGAGCTCGCCCACGGGAATATCAGCGCCTGCTTGACGACCCGGGTATCAGCGAACGCAGCAAGCATTTTGAGTACATGAGCCCTACAGCCGGCTACAGCTTCATTGCCTGGAACCAGCAACGCGGCGGCAAAAACAGCCTTTTCAGCGATACCCGGGTACGCATGGCCATGTCGCTGCTGACTGACGTGGAGCGCATGCTCGAGGAAATTTTTCTCGGCTACGGTCAACCGGCAGTGAGCCCGTTTATGCCGGGATCGTCGCAGCACAACCCCGAAAACCAGCCCTTCCCCCGTGATATGGAAAAAGCCAAACGGTTACTTGCCGAGGCGGGCTTTGTCGATCGCAACGGTGACGGCATTCTGCAGGCAGAGGATGGCACAAACTTTGAGTTTGAGCTGACCTTCTTCCAGGATAACGATGATACCCGGCGGATGGTGCTGTTCCTCAGGGATCTCTATGCCCGCGCAGGCATTCTGATGAAACCGAAACCCACCGAGTGGTCGGTGATGGTAGAGGACCTGCGGCAAAAGAATTTTGATGCCATCACCCTCGGCTGGACTTCCGGTATCGAAATCGATATTTACCAGATGTTCCACTCCAGCCAGTCCATGGAAAACGGTGACAATTTCATTAACTACAGCAACCCGGAACTGGATGCCACCATTGATGCGGCGCGCGGCGAAGTCGATGAAGAAAAGCGCATGAAGCTTTGGCACAAGGCAGAACGCATTCTGGTGGAAGACCAGCCTTACACGTTCCTGTTCCGCCGCAACACCCTGGCTTTTGTGGATGATCGAATCAGCAACCTGGAAAAAACCGGGCTGGGCCTAAACCTCATGAGTGTGCCGGTGGAGATCTACGTTCCGGCCGATCGCCAGCGCAATCGCTGA